One part of the Sulfolobus tengchongensis genome encodes these proteins:
- a CDS encoding RNA-guided endonuclease TnpB family protein: MLRAPERATREGSSIEEEIVTIKMKICSSALEPLAERYLAGKRFVLQWLYEHKTTSLKEVHKALYEVLREKFGLKSKLAQDCYRDAIAVYKSWLENPKKGRFPVLRNVSLWLTPKLSYTVDFNTMTAKILGEEVKIVGYPHNLSQYKDFKVKEARLVKRGDNWYLNVTMKKKVQVEKQVKGLIAVDINMDFITLGNDKQVIEIPTRLHDAVHFKKLAENLQKRYQKRWRENKRILNRIRSFHIKARNVIQDFARKVGKWVVDEAKRLNANYIVLEDLNKMISHVKGLKKDYRDRLYLMQYRRVQYWIEWQAKKHGLNVIYVKPAYSSTTCPKCGNKLKGNGYRMLKCEKCGFEDHRDYVAVCNLYGRGSLSLATASQMRDVNPNQWEEPSPF, from the coding sequence ATGCTGAGGGCTCCAGAGCGAGCTACCCGTGAGGGTAGTTCCATCGAGGAGGAGATCGTGACAATCAAAATGAAGATCTGCTCCTCGGCTCTGGAGCCCTTAGCAGAACGCTATTTGGCTGGTAAGAGGTTCGTTCTACAATGGTTATATGAACACAAAACCACTTCTCTAAAAGAAGTCCACAAAGCATTGTATGAAGTCCTCAGGGAGAAATTTGGTTTGAAATCAAAACTTGCTCAAGATTGCTATCGTGATGCCATTGCCGTGTATAAAAGTTGGTTAGAGAATCCCAAAAAAGGGAGATTTCCAGTACTAAGAAACGTTTCCTTATGGTTAACACCAAAATTAAGCTATACCGTTGATTTCAACACGATGACTGCAAAGATACTGGGGGAAGAAGTGAAAATAGTGGGATATCCTCACAATCTTTCACAGTACAAGGACTTCAAAGTGAAAGAAGCAAGACTAGTTAAGAGAGGAGATAATTGGTATCTTAACGTGACAATGAAAAAGAAAGTACAAGTAGAGAAGCAAGTTAAGGGGCTTATAGCTGTTGACATAAACATGGACTTTATCACGTTAGGTAATGATAAACAAGTTATAGAAATTCCAACACGTCTCCATGACGCTGTTCATTTTAAGAAATTAGCTGAGAATCTGCAGAAGAGGTATCAAAAAAGGTGGAGGGAGAATAAGAGGATTCTCAATAGGATTAGGAGCTTTCATATAAAGGCAAGAAACGTTATACAAGACTTTGCTAGGAAAGTTGGCAAATGGGTTGTTGATGAAGCAAAGAGGCTAAACGCTAACTACATCGTGTTGGAAGACTTGAACAAGATGATTTCTCACGTGAAAGGGTTGAAGAAAGACTACAGAGATAGGTTATATTTGATGCAGTACAGACGCGTGCAGTACTGGATTGAGTGGCAGGCTAAGAAACATGGGTTAAACGTGATATACGTTAAGCCAGCGTATAGTTCAACTACTTGCCCCAAGTGCGGTAATAAGCTGAAAGGAAATGGATATAGGATGCTTAAGTGTGAGAAGTGTGGTTTTGAGGATCATCGTGATTATGTAGCTGTGTGTAATTTGTATGGGCGGGGTTCTCTGAGCCTCGCGACTGCCTCCCAGATGCGGGATGTAAATCCGAACCAATGGGAGGAACCCTCGCCATTTTGA
- a CDS encoding nucleotidyltransferase domain-containing protein: protein MELPSRVARSGALSICLFLKKLFKNITRAFISALKKAKLSARIFVILFGSVARGNYRIDSDVDVLVITSKVKDEWDRAKISLILHNAIMVEEPFEIHVATKEEFESWYKRFINVYEEF, encoded by the coding sequence ATGGAACTACCCTCACGGGTAGCTCGCTCTGGAGCCCTCAGCATATGTTTATTTCTGAAGAAACTGTTTAAAAACATTACGCGGGCATTCATCTCCGCCTTAAAAAAGGCGAAGCTTTCTGCCCGCATTTTTGTAATTCTTTTTGGTTCAGTAGCGAGAGGAAATTATAGAATAGATAGTGATGTCGATGTTTTAGTTATCACGTCAAAAGTCAAAGATGAATGGGATAGAGCTAAGATTTCTTTAATTCTCCATAACGCAATAATGGTAGAGGAACCTTTTGAGATCCATGTCGCAACTAAAGAGGAGTTTGAAAGTTGGTATAAACGTTTTATTAACGTTTATGAAGAATTCTAA
- a CDS encoding PIN domain-containing protein, producing MCTNVVVDTSILIKKSLGIFEYLNSKGYNPLFPTVVLYEYMNFVRKRWNELRNKKNIKSASGRAIGHIETADTLFNLIKDRISKNTTTLLNPDIDDFIKSLQILKDADVDAGDAIITTIAAKLQYKVITGDRDWERLKDYVDYEIH from the coding sequence ATGTGCACTAATGTTGTTGTAGATACGAGTATACTTATCAAAAAAAGCCTTGGCATTTTTGAATATCTTAACAGTAAAGGATATAATCCCTTATTTCCTACGGTAGTTTTATATGAGTATATGAATTTTGTTAGAAAAAGATGGAATGAGCTTAGGAATAAGAAGAATATTAAAAGCGCCAGCGGAAGAGCCATTGGACATATTGAAACTGCTGATACGTTATTTAATTTAATTAAGGATAGAATAAGCAAAAATACCACTACTTTATTAAATCCTGATATTGATGATTTCATAAAAAGTTTACAAATATTAAAGGATGCCGACGTGGATGCGGGAGATGCAATAATTACGACTATTGCTGCAAAATTACAATACAAGGTTATTACGGGTGATAGAGATTGGGAAAGGCTCAAGGATTACGTAGATTATGAGATTCACTGA
- a CDS encoding radical SAM/SPASM domain-containing protein, whose amino-acid sequence MIPISVMITNMGTVSFQVKGEYSPRNPSRFSQVFRPVITWNMTYKCNLNCIHCYINASPTREDGLTTEEAINLIDQMAEIKIPLLIMSGGEPLMRRDFLNLSKYASEKGIKLALSTNGTLISEKMAQMLKEIGFVYVGISLDSPSPEFHDKFRGLNGAFEMTIKGIKNAINAGLNVGLRFTITSKNIDDLDSYVNLALKLGVKRITFYHISASGRGKELRDWMYTPEQYTRFMDRLIEYARKLKGIIEIETTLAPYDGIYIAKKLARDENELNEYLRFVENSGGCGRKMISIYPNGDVYPCQFIDFHKLGNVKEKPLKDIIQNIPDIFINTHKYLTGKCASCEYKAYCKGGDRARAYYWYGNLYGDDPLCPLRNLHI is encoded by the coding sequence ATGATTCCAATTAGTGTCATGATAACAAATATGGGAACCGTTTCCTTTCAAGTTAAGGGGGAGTATAGCCCAAGGAATCCTAGCAGGTTCAGTCAGGTTTTTAGACCAGTTATAACATGGAATATGACATATAAATGTAATCTCAATTGTATACATTGCTATATAAACGCCTCTCCCACTAGAGAAGACGGCCTTACGACTGAGGAAGCCATTAATCTAATTGATCAAATGGCAGAGATAAAGATACCATTACTTATTATGAGTGGTGGAGAGCCATTAATGAGAAGAGACTTTCTGAATTTATCAAAATATGCGTCAGAAAAAGGAATCAAATTAGCTCTCTCTACTAATGGAACTCTAATAAGCGAGAAAATGGCTCAAATGTTGAAAGAGATAGGATTTGTGTATGTAGGAATTAGTTTAGACAGCCCTAGTCCAGAATTTCATGATAAATTTAGGGGGCTAAATGGAGCATTTGAAATGACTATTAAAGGAATTAAGAATGCCATTAACGCCGGTTTAAATGTAGGGTTAAGATTTACCATAACGTCAAAAAATATTGATGATTTAGACTCATATGTCAACCTTGCATTAAAATTGGGAGTGAAGAGGATTACATTTTATCATATATCGGCAAGCGGAAGAGGAAAGGAGTTGAGAGATTGGATGTACACCCCAGAACAATATACTAGATTCATGGATAGGCTAATAGAGTATGCTAGAAAACTTAAGGGGATAATTGAAATTGAAACAACGTTAGCTCCATATGATGGTATTTACATTGCTAAAAAATTGGCAAGAGATGAGAACGAATTAAATGAGTATTTACGCTTTGTTGAAAACAGCGGAGGCTGTGGAAGGAAAATGATCTCAATATATCCTAATGGTGATGTTTACCCTTGTCAGTTTATAGATTTTCATAAGTTGGGTAATGTGAAAGAGAAACCACTCAAGGACATTATACAAAATATTCCAGATATTTTCATAAATACTCACAAATATTTAACTGGAAAATGTGCGTCATGTGAGTATAAAGCGTACTGTAAAGGAGGAGATAGAGCAAGAGCATATTATTGGTATGGTAACCTATATGGAGATGACCCACTATGCCCTTTGAGGAATCTCCACATTTAG